The following are encoded together in the Bubalus kerabau isolate K-KA32 ecotype Philippines breed swamp buffalo chromosome 3, PCC_UOA_SB_1v2, whole genome shotgun sequence genome:
- the ZBTB9 gene encoding zinc finger and BTB domain-containing protein 9 — MDTSTPLPPVAPSPACNPAPRTIQIEFPQHSSLLLEALNRHRLEGKFCDVSLLVQGRELRAHKAVLAAASPYFHDKLLLGDAPRLTLPNVIEADAFEGLLQLIYSGHLRLPLDALPAHLLVASGLQMWQVVDQCSEILRELENAGGGISSRGATPFHTLLSTTGGWCIRSSPFQTPAQSSPSTQSPIGGEGSELGDVLQLQVEEEEEEDEEDQGSAAPSQTPQPQRGSGSFPRPPASHPLPTSTTPCRLPEGESAPPEPPAPHTALPPKVFYIKQEPFESKEEIAGGGSQSVGAKEETKVFPAGNTEENGELGFLLPSGAGTTSGGGGPSWKPVDLHGNEILSGGGGPGGAGQAVHGPVKLGGAPPADGKRFGCLCGKRFAVKPKRDRHIMLTFSLRPFGCGICNKRFKLKHHLTEHMKTHAGALHACPHCGRRFRVHACFLRHRDLCKGQGWATAHWTYK; from the coding sequence ATGGATACCTCGACGCCTTTGCCTCCCGTAGCCCCCTCTCCAGCCTGCAACCCAGCCCCACGGACGATCCAGATCGAGTTCCCTCAGCACAGCTCTTTGCTGCTGGAGGCCCTGAACCGCCACAGGCTGGAGGGAAAGTTCTGTGACGTCTCTCTCCTGGTGCAGGGCCGCGAACTGAGGGCCCACAAAGCAGTGTTGGCCGCCGCTTCTCCTTACTTCCACGACAAACTACTTCTGGGGGATGCACCGCGTCTCACCCTACCCAACGTTATCGAAGCCGATGCCTTCGAGGGGCTGCTCCAGCTCATTTATTCGGGGCACCTCCGTCTGCCCCTGGATGCTCTCCCTGCGCACCTTCTTGTGGCCAGTGGCCTGCAGATGTGGCAAGTGGTAGATCAGTGCTCAGAGATCCTTAGAGAACTGGAAAACGCCGGTGGTGGGATTTCATCCCGAGGAGCGACCCCTTTCCACACACTTCTTTCCACCACAGGAGGCTGGTGCATCCGCTCTTCCCCTTTCCAGACCCCGGCACAGTCTTCTCCTTCTACCCAGAGCCCgattggaggggaggggagtgaaCTGGGAGATGTGTTACAGCTTCAGgttgaggaggaagaggaggaagatgaggaggACCAAGGGTCAGCAGCACCCTCTCAGACTCCTCAGCCTCAGAGAGGATCAGGGAGTTTTCCTCGCCCTCCTGcatcccaccccctgcccacaTCCACCACTCCTTGCAGGCTTCCAGAGGGTGAGAGTGCCCCACCTGAGCCTCCTGCTCCTCATACTGCATTGCCCCCCAAAGTCTTCTACATCAAGCAGGAACCCTTTGAGTCCAAGGAGGAGATAGCAGGAGGCGGAAGTCAGTCTGTAGGAGCAAAGGAGGAGACCAAAGTGTTTCCAGCAGGGAACACTGAAGAGAATGGAGAACTAGGGTTCCTACTGCCCTCAGGAGCAGGGACAACATCTGGAGGAGGTGGTCCATCCTGGAAACCAGTGGATCTTCATGGGAATGAAATCCTATCAGGGGGTGGGGGACCTGGAGGAGCAGGGCAGGCTGTGCATGGGCCTGTGAAGCTAGGTGGCGCACCCCCTGCAGATGGAAAACGCTTTGGTTGTTTGTGTGGGAAGCGCTTTGCAGTGAAGCCAAAGCGCGACCGACACATCATGCTGACCTTCAGCCTTCGACCCTTTGGCTGTGGCATCTGCAACAAGCGTTTCAAGCTGAAGCACCATCTGACAGAGCATATGAAGACGCATGCTGGAGCCCTACATGCCTGTCCTCACTGTGGTCGCCGGTTCAGAGTCCATGCTTGTTTCCTTCGCCATAGGGACCTCTGCAAGGGTCAGGGCTGGGCCACTGCTCACTGGACTTACAAGTGA